In the Nitrospirales bacterium LBB_01 genome, one interval contains:
- the gspG gene encoding type II secretion system major pseudopilin GspG, producing MTEKSTNKRLSLLLTKCVANNTKGFTLMEILIVVMIIGLIASLIAPNIMGRFARSQEEIAKAQVEMLSSSVQSFYLDIGRCPADLNELIVSTEKLWRGPYLSKKIIPEDPWHRAYQYKCPGEHGTFDLYSLGPNGKVDDQIIKNW from the coding sequence ATGACAGAAAAAAGCACAAATAAAAGATTGTCTCTTTTATTGACCAAGTGTGTGGCTAATAATACAAAAGGTTTCACGCTTATGGAAATCCTGATAGTGGTTATGATTATAGGTCTTATTGCCTCTTTGATAGCCCCTAATATTATGGGCAGATTTGCAAGGAGTCAGGAGGAAATAGCCAAAGCGCAAGTGGAAATGCTTTCGTCCTCCGTACAGTCCTTCTATCTTGATATTGGGCGCTGTCCGGCTGATTTAAACGAACTTATTGTTTCAACTGAAAAACTGTGGAGAGGGCCGTATCTCTCTAAAAAGATTATTCCCGAAGACCCATGGCACAGAGCCTACCAGTACAAGTGTCCCGGCGAACACGGAACTTTTGACCTCTACTCCCTTGGCCCTAACGGCAAAGTGGATGACCAAATTATAAAAAATTGGTAA
- a CDS encoding response regulator, whose amino-acid sequence MLDFNQLFEIKKGLTVLYVDDEAAPWLIRKLMRIFKDVIVAEDGIKGLMKFNQNHVDLILTDYMMPELNGLDLIRKIRKINQRIPIILITGHVDTDFLIESINLGVTQFVIKPIKMPALIDAIEMSVSQYVVEDMVQKNQAQELEILRYKEKYHSTQQEMAFLKEIKIIKNEFGHKTIESPDGSLWFAGVCYVPLDILSGDSYSIREVSRQKYLFFISDAMGKGLSASVTTILTTSFINHMIDQSKYNDSFDFKDFVVNYTEFIKKELLAEEILCAAFAFFDFQNETMDYALYSMPPVLIEKSDGSLLKLKCNNLPIMRYLNSHVINSCPLTDAKKILIYSDGLNECHTLNKSGIYMEQLEEDFINSAFTNDLYEKFKAATDKSEDDVTFILLQRFSEPHENQKTFVIESRIEQVNSLVPEVETYLTSLSLNDKLKAAIISSFNELLINAYEHGNLNIKSREKDDMVVKGIYEEFLLEKETHIDKKITVTINTIKNKLREFLAIKVEDEGLGFDVSTLNDTNPDNKQFSGRGIKIAKTLSNKVLYNELGTMAVLINTIR is encoded by the coding sequence ATGCTTGATTTCAACCAATTATTTGAAATAAAAAAAGGGTTAACCGTCCTCTATGTTGACGATGAGGCGGCGCCGTGGCTTATCAGAAAGCTGATGCGCATATTTAAAGACGTCATTGTGGCTGAGGACGGTATAAAAGGACTCATGAAGTTTAATCAAAACCACGTTGACCTCATCCTTACCGATTACATGATGCCGGAGCTAAACGGTCTTGATCTGATAAGGAAAATCCGTAAGATTAACCAGCGGATTCCTATAATTCTGATAACCGGTCATGTTGATACAGACTTCTTAATTGAATCAATTAATCTCGGGGTAACACAGTTTGTCATAAAGCCAATTAAAATGCCAGCCCTGATTGATGCCATTGAAATGTCTGTTTCACAGTACGTGGTAGAGGATATGGTGCAGAAAAATCAGGCTCAGGAGCTTGAAATTCTCCGGTATAAGGAAAAATATCACTCGACACAGCAGGAGATGGCTTTTCTTAAAGAGATTAAGATAATTAAAAACGAGTTCGGCCACAAAACGATTGAATCCCCTGACGGTAGTTTATGGTTTGCAGGGGTTTGCTATGTGCCGCTTGATATACTAAGCGGCGACAGCTACTCTATAAGAGAAGTGTCCAGACAGAAATACCTGTTTTTCATATCGGATGCTATGGGTAAGGGGCTCTCAGCCTCAGTTACCACTATTCTTACAACCTCTTTCATTAATCACATGATTGACCAAAGTAAATATAATGACAGCTTTGATTTTAAAGACTTTGTCGTAAACTATACGGAGTTTATAAAAAAAGAACTTCTTGCTGAGGAAATCCTGTGTGCGGCTTTTGCTTTTTTTGATTTTCAGAATGAGACTATGGACTATGCCCTATATTCTATGCCGCCTGTACTTATAGAAAAATCAGACGGCTCACTGCTTAAATTAAAATGTAATAACCTGCCAATTATGAGATACCTCAACTCTCACGTTATTAACAGTTGCCCTCTTACAGACGCTAAAAAAATCCTCATATATAGTGACGGCTTAAACGAATGCCACACCCTGAATAAGAGCGGCATCTACATGGAGCAGCTTGAAGAGGATTTCATCAACTCTGCGTTCACAAACGATTTATACGAAAAATTCAAAGCAGCAACTGATAAATCCGAGGACGATGTTACCTTTATCCTGCTTCAGAGATTTAGCGAGCCTCATGAAAACCAAAAGACTTTCGTAATAGAGAGCCGAATTGAACAGGTTAACTCTCTTGTCCCTGAGGTGGAAACATATCTGACGTCTCTGAGTTTAAATGATAAACTAAAAGCTGCGATTATAAGCTCTTTTAATGAACTCCTGATAAATGCCTATGAACACGGCAATTTGAACATAAAATCAAGAGAAAAAGATGATATGGTTGTTAAGGGCATTTACGAGGAGTTCTTGCTTGAGAAAGAAACGCATATTGACAAAAAAATAACAGTCACCATTAATACCATTAAAAATAAGCTGCGAGAGTTCTTAGCGATAAAAGTTGAGGATGAGGGTTTGGGTTTTGATGTTTCCACACTTAATGATACAAACCCTGACAATAAACAATTCTCCGGCCGCGGAATTAAAATTGCAAAAACCCTTTCAAATAAGGTATTATATAATGAACTGGGTACCATGGCGGTACTGATAAACACGATAAGATGA
- a CDS encoding HD domain-containing protein, whose protein sequence is MESRLIGLKEIRIGVPLDHPVYDANGKLMLRRGYVVKSNGELKLLNELMSPYVKTVYHEFEQDLSAGEGSSLIETPFEIIKSVTDKYNNLVEDTSEKLNMLHHTGQITDGIVQCCYDDEDLSLGTLYMDKTLPYTVKHPIHAATVAEIIAKKLNKSAQWRKSLIAAVLTMNISIIELQNALMRQSLPLTDTQRKEIENHPAKSVEMLRLRGVTDELWLRTVIEHHESYDGGGYPNGLKGDEISESARVARLADIYCTMVSERNYRGPLYANEAMKRIFLQKGQGVDETLAMLFIKHLGIYPPGSFVKLKNKEVAVVTERGKLANTPIVKTILRANGFPSSNPIKRDTSEPDYAVVEMLLYSDINLHVNPHKLWGFSDFEKSPVMKRRHSRFIANCPADVTERDIGFSVRSLILNFSVGGCLLKISNKSFKTGHKALKVKHVYELQFEIFDKHLKNIRLQIRNSKITGGYQFAGGQFLDLTDDEKSLIRLYVEIKGNDKNNSD, encoded by the coding sequence ATGGAAAGCAGACTCATAGGACTTAAAGAGATCCGCATTGGAGTGCCGCTGGATCACCCGGTTTACGACGCCAATGGAAAGCTCATGCTGCGGCGAGGGTATGTGGTAAAGAGCAATGGCGAGCTCAAACTGTTAAACGAGCTGATGAGTCCTTACGTAAAGACAGTTTATCACGAGTTTGAGCAGGATTTATCGGCGGGCGAGGGCAGCTCATTGATTGAGACCCCGTTTGAGATAATCAAAAGTGTAACGGATAAATATAACAACCTCGTAGAAGATACCTCTGAAAAGTTAAATATGCTGCACCATACCGGTCAGATAACAGACGGCATTGTGCAGTGCTGCTATGATGACGAGGATTTATCATTAGGAACACTCTATATGGATAAAACTCTTCCATACACAGTAAAACATCCAATTCATGCTGCAACAGTAGCAGAGATTATAGCTAAGAAACTCAACAAAAGCGCACAGTGGCGAAAATCCCTGATAGCTGCCGTCCTTACCATGAATATATCAATTATAGAACTTCAAAACGCACTGATGCGCCAGAGTCTTCCTCTAACGGATACCCAGCGCAAGGAAATAGAAAACCACCCTGCTAAAAGTGTTGAAATGCTGAGACTCCGCGGTGTAACAGATGAACTATGGCTGCGCACTGTCATAGAACACCATGAATCTTATGACGGAGGCGGTTACCCTAATGGACTTAAGGGAGATGAAATCTCAGAAAGCGCCCGGGTTGCACGCCTTGCCGACATATACTGCACTATGGTGTCTGAGAGAAACTACAGAGGGCCGCTTTATGCTAATGAGGCTATGAAGAGGATTTTCCTGCAAAAAGGCCAGGGAGTGGATGAGACCCTGGCAATGTTGTTTATAAAACATCTGGGGATTTACCCTCCCGGCTCTTTTGTGAAACTTAAAAATAAAGAGGTTGCAGTCGTTACAGAAAGAGGAAAACTTGCAAACACCCCTATAGTTAAAACCATACTGAGAGCAAATGGATTTCCATCATCTAATCCAATAAAACGCGACACATCAGAGCCTGACTACGCTGTTGTGGAAATGCTTTTGTACTCAGACATTAACCTTCACGTAAATCCGCACAAACTTTGGGGATTTTCAGACTTTGAGAAGTCTCCTGTAATGAAAAGACGTCACAGCAGGTTTATCGCTAACTGTCCAGCTGATGTTACTGAGCGGGATATAGGGTTTTCAGTTCGTTCTCTTATACTTAACTTCAGTGTCGGCGGCTGTTTGCTTAAGATTTCAAATAAGTCTTTTAAAACAGGCCACAAAGCACTGAAGGTAAAGCATGTGTATGAACTCCAGTTTGAGATTTTTGACAAACACCTTAAAAACATTAGGCTTCAGATAAGAAACTCTAAAATCACCGGAGGTTACCAATTTGCAGGAGGACAGTTTCTTGACCTTACAGACGATGAAAAATCCCTCATTCGTCTATACGTAGAAATCAAAGGTAACGATAAGAACAACAGCGATTAA
- a CDS encoding C40 family peptidase produces MRRLTEMTLVVVVLLLAAGCAKQQVVRTPEPLEQEIKTPYDVLEKNIYSSSKPFIGKQYKEGANPDKSQYSDCSNLICAVTRKSLKGSGFEFKPYYLPADKIYDMSYEIEKSEIRPGDLMFFTDSKSSQNHVGLITRIHRATVYFVQASSQVGVVESSTNSDAWDYYWKRRFDSFRRWRKIVFKEIGLKY; encoded by the coding sequence ATGAGACGGCTGACTGAGATGACCCTCGTGGTGGTTGTATTGCTTTTGGCTGCAGGGTGCGCTAAGCAGCAGGTAGTGCGGACGCCGGAACCTCTGGAGCAGGAGATAAAAACACCATACGATGTCTTAGAGAAAAACATATACAGTTCTTCCAAGCCCTTCATCGGAAAGCAATACAAAGAAGGGGCTAATCCAGATAAATCTCAGTACTCCGATTGCTCTAACCTTATATGCGCTGTGACAAGAAAATCGCTTAAAGGCAGCGGCTTTGAGTTTAAGCCATATTACCTGCCCGCCGACAAGATATATGACATGTCTTATGAGATTGAAAAAAGCGAAATCCGGCCTGGTGATTTAATGTTTTTCACAGACAGTAAAAGTAGTCAAAACCATGTAGGATTAATCACAAGGATACACAGGGCAACGGTGTATTTTGTGCAGGCATCGTCACAGGTTGGAGTCGTAGAGAGCTCTACTAACTCAGATGCGTGGGATTATTACTGGAAAAGGCGGTTTGACTCTTTCAGAAGATGGCGAAAGATAGTTTTTAAAGAAATCGGATTAAAATATTAG
- a CDS encoding response regulator, translating into MMPIILIADDEQHIRMLIEQTLEALEDDGVEILTAENGAEALEIVKEKHPELVFLDVMMPKMNGFDVCNTIKNVLGIKGVYIIMLTAKGQEFDKEKGIESGCDEYVTKPFSPRELKNKAKEVLGLT; encoded by the coding sequence ATAATGCCGATAATTCTTATAGCAGATGATGAGCAGCATATACGGATGTTAATTGAACAGACCCTCGAAGCTCTGGAGGACGACGGAGTGGAGATTCTTACGGCAGAAAACGGCGCTGAGGCGCTTGAAATAGTTAAGGAAAAGCATCCCGAACTTGTTTTTCTTGACGTGATGATGCCAAAGATGAACGGCTTTGACGTATGCAATACGATTAAGAATGTGCTTGGCATTAAAGGAGTGTATATCATAATGCTGACTGCTAAGGGTCAGGAATTTGACAAAGAAAAGGGCATAGAGAGCGGCTGTGATGAGTACGTGACAAAACCATTCAGTCCGAGGGAGTTGAAAAATAAGGCTAAAGAAGTCCTTGGCCTTACATGA
- a CDS encoding HD domain-containing protein produces the protein MDLFNLRKFLQKKDTIKLIDTLTDSLGISVCIADSTDTVIYGADIRNHSGLPVTVNDTAVGWVYGQDTGKKAAIVSLLHHMVKTEIERKALATETLDKYNEITMLYDFVEKVNTFNVKEIANFLINQILEQIRADNVLVILKNEISGKLEIAAEYGTNCGTSRELPQETGLVCDVMLSGKAAIINDCRSDSSCVLGADNVNSMICAPLKAKEKTLGVVTASTSESYNYCADDLRFFCTLVSQAAFAIDNARLYESLKGAFIKTVHTLAETIEQRDPYTGGHTKRVMSYCIAIAETLGLSPKERERLELASVLHDIGKIGVSDNVLRKTSKLTDEEFEEIKTHPASGKQILSYIEELKDIIPGVKSHHERFDGKGYPEGLIGTDIDLIARIIAVADSFDAMTSDRPYRKGLPFEVAIDELRKCSGTQFDADVVEAFFKACDENKIKPAESGK, from the coding sequence GTGGATCTCTTTAATTTGCGAAAATTCCTTCAGAAAAAAGACACGATTAAGCTGATAGACACGCTTACCGACTCTTTGGGGATAAGCGTCTGCATAGCGGACAGCACTGACACTGTCATATACGGAGCTGATATCCGCAATCACTCAGGGCTTCCGGTAACGGTCAATGATACAGCCGTAGGGTGGGTCTATGGGCAGGATACCGGCAAAAAGGCAGCGATAGTCTCACTGCTTCATCACATGGTAAAAACAGAGATAGAAAGAAAAGCGCTGGCAACTGAGACTCTTGATAAGTACAATGAAATTACAATGCTCTATGATTTTGTGGAGAAAGTCAACACATTTAACGTTAAGGAGATAGCAAACTTTCTCATAAATCAGATACTGGAACAAATCAGGGCTGACAACGTGTTGGTAATTCTTAAAAACGAAATAAGCGGTAAACTTGAGATAGCAGCCGAATACGGCACAAACTGTGGCACGTCCAGGGAACTGCCGCAAGAAACAGGTTTAGTGTGTGACGTTATGCTTAGCGGCAAGGCTGCGATAATAAATGACTGCCGCTCAGACTCAAGTTGTGTGTTGGGTGCAGACAACGTAAACTCCATGATTTGTGCTCCGTTAAAAGCAAAAGAAAAGACCCTTGGTGTGGTAACTGCAAGCACAAGTGAATCGTACAACTACTGTGCTGATGATCTAAGGTTTTTCTGCACTTTGGTGTCTCAGGCGGCGTTTGCAATTGATAACGCAAGGCTTTACGAATCACTTAAGGGAGCTTTTATTAAGACGGTCCATACCCTTGCCGAAACAATTGAACAGAGGGATCCATACACCGGAGGACACACAAAGCGTGTGATGAGCTACTGCATAGCGATAGCGGAAACCCTTGGATTATCCCCAAAAGAGAGAGAGAGACTTGAGCTTGCCTCAGTGCTTCACGACATAGGGAAAATAGGGGTCAGTGATAACGTGCTTCGGAAGACGTCAAAGCTCACCGATGAGGAATTTGAGGAGATTAAAACCCACCCGGCCAGCGGGAAGCAGATACTGTCCTACATAGAGGAGCTCAAAGATATAATACCTGGGGTTAAATCTCACCACGAGCGCTTTGACGGCAAGGGTTATCCTGAAGGGCTGATTGGCACAGACATTGACCTGATAGCGCGGATAATAGCCGTTGCCGATTCCTTTGATGCAATGACCTCAGACAGACCCTACAGAAAGGGACTGCCTTTTGAAGTTGCAATAGATGAATTAAGAAAATGTTCCGGCACTCAGTTTGACGCCGATGTTGTAGAGGCCTTTTTTAAAGCATGTGACGAAAACAAGATTAAACCCGCCGAATCGGGGAAATAA